Genomic window (Spirochaetaceae bacterium):
CCGTTTCCGGGCGTCGAGACGATCCTGTCGGAACTGCAGGAGCGGGCGGACGTGATCGTGGTGTCGGCCACGCCGAGCGAGGCGCTGCGCCGCGAGTGGGCCGAACACCGGCTTGACGGTTACGTCCGCGCAATCGCCGGGCAGGAGGTGGGCAGCAAGAGCGAAATGCTGCAGCAGGCCGCTGGCGGCAGGTACGCGGACGGCCACGTCCTGATGGTCGGCGATGCCCCCGGCGACTGGCGGGCGGCGCGCACCATCGGTGCGCTGTTCTTCCCGATCGCACCGGGCCGGGAAGAGGAATCCTGGCGGCAATTGCAGGATGAAGGACTGGAGCGCTTCTTCGCGGGCTCCTTCGCCGGCGCGTACGAGGACGCGCTGCTGGCGGAGTTTCAGGCGATTCTGCCCGAACAGCCGCCCTGGGCCGCGCCGCAACGAGGAGGGTGAACATGGCACAGACCACGACTGCGCTTGCAGCGAGGCCGGACACCGCCGGGGCGTGGGACCTGGCCACCGTGTGCGCGCACCTGGAGGCCGGTACGCCGGCGCACCTGGTGCAGGACCGCCGGGTGCTCGCCCTGACCCCGGACGCCACCCGCACCGCACCCATGCCGCTGCTGATCCGCGCCGTGCAGCAGGTGATCGGCACGCGCGCCGCGCAGCTCGACTACATGGTGGCGCTCGGCACCCACCCGGTCATGAGCGACGCCGAGATCCTGGGCCTGTACGGTCTTACGCCGGCGCAGCGGGAGGCGGAATTCCCATCGTCGCGGTTCATGAACCACCGCTGGGACCGGCCCGATACCCTGGTCAGGATCGGCCGCTTCGAAGCACGGGAGATCGCCGACATCACCGGCGGCCTGTTCGCGGAACCGATCGACGTCACCATCAACCGCGCCATCTTCGACTACGACCTGATCCTCATCGTCGGCCCGGTGTTCCCGCACGAGATCGTCGGGTTCTCCGGCGGCCACAAGTACCTGTTCCCCGGCATATCCGGCGGCGAGTTCCTGGACTTCTTTCACTGGCTGTCCGCGGTCATCACGTGCCGCAAGACCATCGGGCAGCGAGCCACGCCGGCACGCGCGGTAGTCGAACGCGCCGCGGAGATGGTCGACGTACCGCGTCACCTCGTCGCCATGGTGGTGACCTCGGGCGGCGGCCTGGAAGGCATGTACGTGGGTGCCCCCGAAGACGCGTGGCAGCGGGCGGTGGACCACTCGGAACGGGTGCACGTGGTACGCAAGCCGCGTGCGTACCACACCGTGTTCGGACGCGCCCCGGAGATGTATGACGAGATGTGGGTGGGCGGCAAGGTGATGTACAAGCTGGAGCCGGTGGTCGCCGACGGCGGCACCCTGATCGTGTACGGACCGCACATCCGCGAGATCTCCCGCACCTGGGGCAGCTACCTGGAGCAGGTCGGCTACCACGTCGCCGAGTACTTCACCAGCCGCATGGGCCAATTCAGCGACGTTCCGCGCGGCGTGCTGGCGCACTCCGCCCTGGTGCGGGGCGAGGGCAGCTACCGCGACGGCGTCGAGCGCCCGCGTATCGACGTGGTGCTGGCCACCGGCCTCGCGCCGGAACTGTGCGCCCGCATCAACCTCGGCTACCTCGACCCGGCCGCCGTGAATCCCGACGATTACCGCGACCGCGAGGCGGAGGGCATCCTCTCCGTCGACCACGCCGGCGAGACGCTGCACCTGGTCGGCGGCTGACCGCAAGCGTGACGCGCGCCGACCGCCCGCTGCTGCTCTACCTCGACTTCGACGGCGTCGTGTGCGACTCGGAGCGGGAGTGCTTCGTCAGCAGCTGGCTCACCTGGCGGCAGCTTGGCGGCGCTGAGCGCCGCGCGGGCGGCGCCAACAGGGAAGAGCACATCAGCCTGCACGCACGCCGCCGGTTCCGGCAGATGCGGCCGCTGATCCGATCCGGTGAGGACTACGTGGTGATTCAGCAGATCCTGGCGCGCGAGCAGGCCGAGGCGGACTTCCACGGGCCGGCCACCGTGCCCGCGTTCGACGCCTACCGGGCCGCGCTCGGCAGCCGGTGCATCGGCCGGTACAAGGTCGCCATGGCCCGCACCCGCGGCGCCTTCCTGGCGCGCGACAAGGCGCACTGGCTGGCGCTCAACCGCCTGTACCCGCACATGCGCCGGCTGCTGGCCGCCGGCGACCTGACCAACGTCCGCATCCTGTCCACCAAGGCGGCGCCGCTGGTGTGCGAGATCCTGCACGCCCACCGCATACCGATTCCCCCCGGCGCCGTGTTCCACGCCGCCAGCAACCCGGACGGCGCCGACGCTCGCAAGCTGGACATGATCGGCGAACACCTGGACCGCACACCCGGAGCGCACGCCCTGTTCGTGGAAGACCAGCTCGACCACCTGCTCGGCAACGCGGACCGGCGCATCGCCACCTGCCTCGCCGACTGGGGCTACGTTCTGCCCGAGTGGTTCGCCGATCACGATCTCCTGCGCGCCGAACGGGTGCGGGTGGTCGCCGCCGCCGACATGCCGGACCTGTTCCGGCGCGCCCGGCGCGCCGGACTGGCGGCGCACGCCGGCCGCGCGTGACCTGACGTTGTACCGCCGGCTGCATCTGACGCGCCGCCGCACGCGGTCGGCGCCGGGTGGCGTTGCGGTCGCCCTGACGTACCTCGTGGTAATCTTCCTGTTCAGCGAGTTGCGCATCCTGGTCACCATGAGCTGGCGAAGACGAAGACGGCAGGTGGTGGAACGGTTCATGACCGTGCAGGGCCGGCGCATGATCGCTACCGTGCATCGCTTCTGTGGGTTGCGCTACACGGCGGACACCGGCGGCGCCGGCGAGTTGCCGCGGCGCTTCATCATGCTCAGCAACCACCAGAGCCTGGCCGACATCCCGATGCTGGTGGCGGCGTTTCCGCGCCATCCCCCCAAGTTCATCGCCAAGCGCTCGCTGTTTCGCGGTATCCCGACGCTGTCCAAGTGCCTGCGCTACGGCGAGCACGCGGCGATCGACCGCCACGGCCCGTTTCGCCCCACCCGCCGGGCACTGGTCCGGCTGGCGCAGCTCGACCGGCACGCCGACCCCGGCTCGCCCTATCCGCCCTGCAGCCTTGCCGTGTTCCCGGAAGGCACGCGCTCCCGGGACGGCAAGGTGGCGCGCTTCTACCGTGCCGGAACCCGCGTTCTTGCCGAGCACACCGGTCTGCCGATCGTGGCGGTAGCACTTGACGGCGGCACCGCGATCTCCCGGCTCGGCGCGTTCGGCAACCTGGCGGGCATCCACTACCGGATCAAGGTGCTCGCGATCTATCCGCCGGCGACCGACCGGCAGACGATGGCGGCCGTGCTCGACGACGCGCACCGAAACATTGCGGCGCAGGTCGACGCCTGGCAGGCGTGAGCCGCGTCAGCGCGCCAGGGTGCCGCGGCCGCCGCTGCGTGAGC
Coding sequences:
- a CDS encoding lactate racemase domain-containing protein, with product MAQTTTALAARPDTAGAWDLATVCAHLEAGTPAHLVQDRRVLALTPDATRTAPMPLLIRAVQQVIGTRAAQLDYMVALGTHPVMSDAEILGLYGLTPAQREAEFPSSRFMNHRWDRPDTLVRIGRFEAREIADITGGLFAEPIDVTINRAIFDYDLILIVGPVFPHEIVGFSGGHKYLFPGISGGEFLDFFHWLSAVITCRKTIGQRATPARAVVERAAEMVDVPRHLVAMVVTSGGGLEGMYVGAPEDAWQRAVDHSERVHVVRKPRAYHTVFGRAPEMYDEMWVGGKVMYKLEPVVADGGTLIVYGPHIREISRTWGSYLEQVGYHVAEYFTSRMGQFSDVPRGVLAHSALVRGEGSYRDGVERPRIDVVLATGLAPELCARINLGYLDPAAVNPDDYRDREAEGILSVDHAGETLHLVGG
- a CDS encoding lysophospholipid acyltransferase family protein; its protein translation is MYRRLHLTRRRTRSAPGGVAVALTYLVVIFLFSELRILVTMSWRRRRRQVVERFMTVQGRRMIATVHRFCGLRYTADTGGAGELPRRFIMLSNHQSLADIPMLVAAFPRHPPKFIAKRSLFRGIPTLSKCLRYGEHAAIDRHGPFRPTRRALVRLAQLDRHADPGSPYPPCSLAVFPEGTRSRDGKVARFYRAGTRVLAEHTGLPIVAVALDGGTAISRLGAFGNLAGIHYRIKVLAIYPPATDRQTMAAVLDDAHRNIAAQVDAWQA